The following is a genomic window from Candidatus Kapaibacterium sp..
ATTTTTTGAGTATTGAAAAAACTAAAGATAAATCTACAATCTTGATAACATTGATGAGCAAGGACGAATCAGAAGTTTGGGTTATTCCGTTGAATGAAGCAGACACATTCCCACAATTAATTCGTGCTCGTGAACCGAATATTCAATATTATTTAGAATCATATTTGGATGATTATCTCATCGTTACTAATGATGAGGCGCTGAATTTTAAAATAGTAAAAGCTCCGAAAAGCCAAGCTCAAAAAGAGAATTGGGTTGATTTCCTGCCCTATGATGATAATATCAGAATCACCAATATAGAGCCGTTCAAAGATTATTTGGTGATAAATGAACGTTCCGGAGGTTTGAGCCAAATACGAATATTGAATATGCTCAGCTCTGAGCAGCATTATATTCAATTCCCGGATGAGACCTATTCATGCGACTCGAACGATTTGCCTGATTTTAATTCCGACACAATGCGATTCACATATAGTTCATTTATTACGCCAAAAACTGTTTTTGATTATGATATGCGAGAGCGGCAGCTCACCTTGCTTAAACAAACTACTGTTTTGGGCAATTACGACAAAAAAGATTATATCACGAAAAGATTATTCGCAAAGGCGCTAGATGGAGCGATTATTCCAATTTCAATCGTTCATCGAAGCAATATTGAATTTACCGGCAATAATCCCACATTGCTCGTCGGATATGGCTCATACGGCATTACGAATGACCCAAGCTTTTCCCATACCTACTTATCTTTGCTCGAACGAGGCTTTGTGATAGCGATTGCCCATATTCGCGGTGGTGGCGAAAACGGCGAGCAGTGGTATTTAGACGGGAAAATGATGAAAAAACGAAACACATTTACGGATTTCATTACTTGCTCCGAATATTTAATTAATGAAAAATATACAAGTCCTGATAAATTAATTATCAAGGGTGGAAGTGCAGGAGGCTTGTTAATTGGTGCTGTTCTGAATTTACGCCCGGAATTATTCAAAAGTGCGCTGGCAATAGTGCCTTTTGTTGATGTGCTGAATACTATGCTTGATGCCACAATTCCATTGACAGTGGCGGAATATAGCGAATGGGGCAATCCTGAGCAAAAAGATTATTTTGATTATATTTCATCATATTCGCCATATGACAATGTCAAGAAAACCGATTATCCGAATATATTAATCAGAGCCGGATTAAATGACCCGCGTGTCCATTATTGGGAACCAGCAAAATGGAATGCTAAATTAAAAGAATTTAAAACTGATAATAATTTATTATTATTGGTTACTGAAATGGATTCGGGGCATGGTGGCTCTTCGGGACGCTATTCCAAATTTAAGGAAATTGCTTTTGATTATGCTTTTATATTGAAAACACTTGGAATTTCTGAATAAGAATTTGATAATTAAATTATTATTATTATTATTAATTAGGGATTATATGTATAAATTAAATAAATAAAAGCTGCTAATAATTAATATTAGCAGCTTTTTTAATTTTTTAGTGAATCGAAATATTAAAATCTGTAAGCCATTCCAAACATTATATTTAAGGGGCTTTTTGTCAGTACATATCTTGAATATTGTTGCATTTGGTGAGGTGAAGCATAAGTAGTACGCAACTCCGAATAATCGACCCAACGCATTACTCCATCAATTCTGATATTTTTACCAACAAATACACTACCGCCTATTGCAAAATTTTCGACTCCGGCATTTGGAATGTCTTGGTGATATGGCGATGTTGTCTTAGCATAACTTGCACGAATCATACCGGGGAAAATAGGTATCTGGTACTCAGCACCAAGTCCCCAAGTTGTTTGACCGACCAAATCAAGAATAATATTATTATTCAAAGCCATAACATTTGGCAAAGCGTCGCTAAATTCCATTTGAGTAACGTCAGTATATTCGACACCTGCTGAGAACGTCAAGCCAAGAGTATTGACCGATAGTCCCGCTGCATAAACAAATGGAGTACGAAGATTATATGAACTTTCGCCATCATATTCGTAAAAACGGGATTGTTCGTTCCGATAGTTTGCAGTATATTTCGCTGTAAACTCTTCCTCGAATTGATACCAAGTCGGGAATTTAATCGTCGCTCCAAATCTCAAAAATTCTTCGAGGCGAGCCATAATATTAACAGAACCGGTTATTCCGGAAACTTTCTGGTTGAGAGTTTCATATGTTTGCAAATTATCAAATACATAGCCACCTACATTTGTATTAGCATATTTGCCGGTAGCGTCTCGTTCGTTGAACTCACGAGTATAACCATAGTTGCCCCATTTTCCCGCAATGCTGAACGCTAAAGCCACAAATTCGTTGACATCATAAGCGAAAGCTGCAGTTACATTGTGCAAGCCTCCCT
Proteins encoded in this region:
- the pth gene encoding aminoacyl-tRNA hydrolase; its protein translation is MTKTKWLIVGLGNPGSKYQLTRHNIGMRVVESFTSKCKSEFKFGPDCEFAEFKYAGQEVYTCLPTTYMNNSGIAVKKMLNKYGISPENVVICVDEYNFQVGRIHLKSAGSDGGHNGIASVIEHINASNFIRLRLGIGKDFGPGGMSDYVLSHFYPNEDETVNDMINDGVKALEMVLKIGFARAMSDVNAHQSKKFDSKSKKQSSPKGDKTNNKSFPLANKISHKSTVHGVEIIDDYFWMRRKEDPNVIKYLKAENKYAEQKMKDTSELQEKIYNEIISRIQETDLSVPVKRDDYYYYSRTVQGLQYPIYCRRKGSMDAPEQVILDHNQLAEGKQYLQIGSIAVSPNHEIAAYSTDSEGYESYSINFKVIDTDDILSDKIENASDNIEWANDNKTLFYSTLNDIQQADKVWKHVLGDSIDSDKLIYHELDNAYFLSIEKTKDKSTILITLMSKDESEVWVIPLNEADTFPQLIRAREPNIQYYLESYLDDYLIVTNDEALNFKIVKAPKSQAQKENWVDFLPYDDNIRITNIEPFKDYLVINERSGGLSQIRILNMLSSEQHYIQFPDETYSCDSNDLPDFNSDTMRFTYSSFITPKTVFDYDMRERQLTLLKQTTVLGNYDKKDYITKRLFAKALDGAIIPISIVHRSNIEFTGNNPTLLVGYGSYGITNDPSFSHTYLSLLERGFVIAIAHIRGGGENGEQWYLDGKMMKKRNTFTDFITCSEYLINEKYTSPDKLIIKGGSAGGLLIGAVLNLRPELFKSALAIVPFVDVLNTMLDATIPLTVAEYSEWGNPEQKDYFDYISSYSPYDNVKKTDYPNILIRAGLNDPRVHYWEPAKWNAKLKEFKTDNNLLLLVTEMDSGHGGSSGRYSKFKEIAFDYAFILKTLGISE